From Butyricimonas paravirosa, one genomic window encodes:
- the ade gene encoding adenine deaminase: MEIIEGNLIDVENREFYPCAISISEGKIINIERNSNSYDQYISPGFIDAHVHVESSMLMPVEFSKLVIPNGTVGVVADPHEIANVLGVEGVELMVNNGEKAPLKFFWGIPSCVPATSFDNPGSILSIEDTDKLAKTGKFTMLSEVMNVPGVINNDPDVIGKIEIAKKYRLKIDGHAPELVGDPLSSYIAHGIETDHESSTLEEAEEKISKGMHIMIREGSAAKNYDALKSLIATRTDSVMFCTDDSHADDLLNEGHINKIVRKALTDGFGIFDILQIACLNPVRFYNLNIGTLHVGDSADFIILDDIESLNIRSTYIRGEVVYGENSSKNNPVCDVPLLNKFHHDEISSSDLHTNVFGDITCIQVKPDSLLTDRKILHFDEKIEDFQSDLDKDVLKIVYLNRYFNSKPQVGFISGIGLKRGAFASSISHDSHNIIAVGCTDQDLMLAINELIKEKGGLVVNEEGKLHSLPLPIGGIISDKSGEEVADRYMKLNEILSKMGTPLKSPFMTLSFMALIVIPTLKIGEKGIFDFEKFDFVK, translated from the coding sequence ATGGAAATTATTGAAGGGAATTTAATTGATGTAGAAAACAGGGAATTTTATCCTTGCGCTATATCTATATCTGAAGGAAAGATCATAAATATAGAAAGGAATTCTAATTCGTATGATCAATATATTTCGCCGGGATTTATAGATGCGCATGTCCATGTGGAAAGTTCCATGTTAATGCCTGTCGAGTTTTCCAAATTAGTAATTCCGAATGGAACAGTGGGAGTGGTTGCCGATCCGCATGAAATTGCCAATGTTTTAGGGGTAGAAGGGGTGGAATTGATGGTAAATAATGGAGAAAAGGCACCTTTAAAATTCTTTTGGGGTATTCCTTCATGTGTTCCTGCAACTTCATTCGATAATCCGGGATCCATTTTATCCATAGAAGACACTGATAAATTAGCGAAAACCGGAAAGTTTACGATGCTTTCTGAGGTCATGAACGTTCCTGGCGTTATAAATAATGACCCGGATGTCATTGGAAAAATAGAAATAGCCAAGAAATACCGATTAAAAATAGATGGTCATGCACCAGAACTCGTGGGTGATCCATTGAGTTCATATATTGCTCATGGTATAGAAACCGATCATGAATCTTCGACCCTAGAAGAGGCAGAAGAGAAAATTTCGAAAGGAATGCACATTATGATCAGGGAGGGAAGTGCTGCTAAAAACTATGATGCGTTAAAATCATTGATTGCTACACGTACGGATAGCGTCATGTTTTGCACGGATGATTCACATGCTGACGACTTATTAAATGAAGGTCATATTAATAAAATTGTCAGAAAAGCATTGACTGATGGCTTTGGTATTTTTGATATTTTGCAGATTGCATGTCTTAATCCGGTACGTTTTTATAATCTAAATATAGGAACTTTGCATGTTGGGGATAGTGCGGATTTCATTATTCTGGATGATATAGAATCTTTGAATATACGTTCTACTTATATTCGTGGGGAGGTAGTCTATGGTGAAAACAGTTCTAAAAATAATCCGGTTTGTGATGTACCTTTATTAAATAAGTTTCATCATGATGAAATAAGTTCATCTGATCTCCATACTAATGTTTTTGGAGATATTACCTGTATTCAAGTAAAACCTGATAGTCTTTTGACAGACCGTAAAATTCTTCATTTCGATGAAAAGATAGAAGATTTTCAATCGGATTTAGATAAAGATGTTTTGAAAATAGTTTATTTAAATCGTTACTTTAATTCTAAACCGCAGGTCGGTTTTATTTCGGGTATCGGTTTAAAGCGGGGAGCTTTTGCTTCTTCTATATCACATGACTCGCATAATATTATTGCGGTGGGTTGTACCGATCAAGATTTAATGCTTGCAATAAATGAATTGATAAAAGAAAAAGGTGGTTTAGTTGTGAATGAAGAGGGCAAATTACACTCTTTGCCCCTTCCTATCGGTGGTATTATAAGTGATAAAAGTGGGGAAGAAGTGGCAGATCGCTACATGAAATTGAATGAAATACTTTCAAAAATGGGAACACCTTTAAAATCTCCTTTCATGACACTTTCATTTATGGCATTAATTGTAATACCTACTTTAAAAATAGGAGAAAAAGGAATCTTTGATTTTGAGAAGTTTGATTTTGTGAAATAG
- the mnmG gene encoding tRNA uridine-5-carboxymethylaminomethyl(34) synthesis enzyme MnmG: MSQLLPVYDVIVVGAGHAGCEAACAAANLGSKTLLITLDMNKIAQMSCNPAMGGIAKGQIVREIDALGGGSGIVTDKSTIQFRMLNLSKGPAMWSPRAQCDRMIFSAKWRDRVEHTDNLDLWQDDVIELLLDKDRVTGVKTKLGISFSSRRVILTNGTFLNGLMHIGRVSFPGGRISEPATYGLSDQLKEYGFAVGRMKTGTPVRIDGRSIDFSKLTRQDGDNDFHKFSFLSFAYTNSLEKRPCYIAYTNKVVHDILREGFDDSPLFNGTIKSIGPRYCPSIETKLDTFSDRDSHHLFLEPEGEKTTEYYLNGFSSSLPWDIQLRALRNVEGFENVKIFRPGYAIEYDFFQPTQLYPTLETKLIKGLYFAGQINGTTGYEEAAAQGLMAGINAHLSLHENRDFVLNRDQAYIGVLIDDLVTKGVDEPYRMFTSRAEYRILLRQDDADARLTPLGYSLGLVKEDRFAVFEDKILKRDRLMDFVTNFSISPEEINPTLESLESSPIRQKIKLIDIISRPQVTIPKIVDSIPSLKEFIFDNNLREEIIEAAEVLIKYSGYIEREKLIADKLNRLENLVIANKFNYMEITSLSYEARQKLTKINPKTIGQASRITGVSPSDINVLLILLGR, encoded by the coding sequence ATGTCACAATTACTGCCCGTATATGATGTTATTGTAGTAGGGGCCGGACACGCTGGTTGTGAGGCAGCTTGTGCTGCAGCTAATTTAGGATCGAAGACGCTACTTATTACATTGGATATGAATAAGATAGCGCAAATGTCTTGTAATCCGGCTATGGGTGGTATTGCTAAAGGTCAGATTGTTAGAGAGATAGATGCTTTAGGTGGTGGATCTGGCATTGTAACAGATAAAAGTACAATCCAATTCCGTATGCTGAACCTATCTAAAGGGCCTGCTATGTGGAGTCCGAGGGCTCAATGTGATCGAATGATTTTTTCTGCCAAATGGAGAGATAGGGTAGAGCATACCGATAATCTGGATTTGTGGCAGGATGATGTGATCGAACTTCTTTTGGATAAAGATCGAGTTACCGGGGTCAAAACTAAATTAGGGATTTCTTTTAGCTCCCGTCGTGTGATTTTGACTAATGGTACCTTTTTAAATGGTCTGATGCATATCGGACGAGTTAGCTTTCCCGGTGGTCGAATTTCAGAACCGGCTACTTATGGTTTATCCGATCAGTTGAAAGAATATGGTTTTGCTGTCGGACGCATGAAAACGGGTACTCCGGTTCGTATAGATGGTCGAAGTATTGATTTTTCTAAATTAACCCGTCAGGATGGAGATAATGATTTCCATAAATTCTCTTTTCTGAGTTTCGCGTATACGAATTCACTTGAGAAGAGACCTTGCTATATCGCCTACACGAATAAAGTCGTACATGATATTTTACGGGAAGGATTTGATGATAGTCCTTTATTTAATGGTACGATAAAAAGTATAGGTCCTCGTTATTGTCCGAGTATAGAAACTAAATTAGATACTTTTTCAGATCGAGATAGTCATCATTTGTTTTTGGAGCCGGAAGGGGAGAAGACAACCGAATATTATTTGAATGGATTTTCTTCTTCTTTACCTTGGGATATTCAATTGCGGGCATTGAGAAATGTGGAGGGTTTTGAGAATGTAAAAATTTTCAGACCGGGTTATGCTATCGAGTATGATTTTTTCCAACCTACTCAATTGTATCCGACTTTAGAAACAAAATTAATCAAGGGACTTTATTTTGCCGGACAAATAAACGGGACTACCGGATACGAGGAGGCAGCGGCTCAAGGATTGATGGCCGGAATAAATGCCCATCTTTCACTTCATGAAAATAGAGATTTCGTACTGAATCGAGATCAGGCTTACATTGGAGTGTTGATTGATGATTTAGTTACAAAAGGGGTAGATGAACCTTACCGTATGTTTACTTCTCGTGCGGAGTATAGAATTTTATTGAGGCAGGATGATGCGGATGCCCGGTTGACTCCTTTAGGATATTCTCTAGGTCTTGTGAAAGAAGATCGTTTTGCCGTGTTTGAAGATAAAATTTTGAAACGTGATCGGTTGATGGATTTTGTTACTAATTTTAGTATTTCACCCGAAGAAATTAATCCGACTTTAGAAAGTTTAGAATCTTCGCCTATCCGCCAAAAAATTAAATTGATTGATATTATTTCGAGACCGCAGGTAACTATTCCTAAAATTGTAGATTCAATTCCTTCTTTGAAAGAATTTATTTTTGATAATAATTTGCGGGAAGAAATCATAGAGGCTGCCGAAGTTTTAATTAAATATTCGGGATATATCGAGAGAGAAAAATTGATAGCTGATAAATTGAATCGGTTAGAAAATTTAGTTATTGCGAATAAATTTAATTATATGGAGATAACTTCTCTCTCTTATGAAGCTCGTCAAAAATTGACAAAGATTAATCCGAAAACTATTGGACAGGCATCACGTATTACAGGAGTATCACCTTCTGACATCAATGTTTTATTGATTTTATTGGGAAGATAA
- the ybeY gene encoding rRNA maturation RNase YbeY — protein sequence MSELLFFSEECDIPSFFNEERVKQWLQAVADDYSFQLGTISFIFCNDDYILDVNRKYLNHDYYTDVITFDYSERKILSGDVFISLDTVQSNALEFNTTYEDELHRVVVHSVLHLIGFKDKSDADAKEMRQNENHCLELLKTI from the coding sequence ATGAGCGAACTTCTTTTTTTTAGTGAGGAATGTGATATTCCTTCTTTTTTTAATGAAGAGAGAGTGAAACAATGGCTACAAGCTGTTGCTGATGATTATTCGTTTCAATTAGGAACGATCTCTTTTATTTTTTGTAATGATGATTATATTCTGGATGTAAACAGGAAATATTTGAATCATGATTATTACACCGACGTTATTACTTTTGACTACTCCGAGAGAAAAATATTGTCAGGTGATGTTTTTATCAGTCTTGATACAGTTCAATCCAATGCTTTAGAATTCAATACAACTTATGAAGATGAATTACATAGGGTTGTCGTACACTCTGTACTTCATTTAATAGGTTTTAAAGATAAATCAGATGCTGACGCGAAAGAGATGCGTCAAAATGAAAATCATTGCTTAGAATTGCTTAAAACGATATAA
- a CDS encoding ATP-binding protein: MDKLEFSIASEIGNIVKVENFIDYFSDVYNVEPDVFGKISLCVIEAVNNAILYGNKLDSSKHVKFSVYEEEKRLFVAVKDEGEGFDYSYIPDPTLPDNIEKDAGRGLYLMKTLSDDLIFEDGGSKVTMVFNL, encoded by the coding sequence ATGGACAAATTAGAGTTTTCGATTGCCTCTGAAATTGGTAATATCGTTAAAGTTGAGAACTTTATCGATTATTTCTCGGATGTTTATAATGTCGAACCGGATGTGTTCGGCAAGATAAGTTTGTGTGTTATTGAAGCTGTTAATAATGCAATTCTTTACGGAAATAAACTGGATTCTTCAAAGCATGTTAAGTTTTCGGTTTACGAAGAAGAAAAGCGTTTATTCGTGGCCGTGAAAGACGAGGGTGAAGGTTTTGATTATTCTTATATCCCGGACCCTACTTTACCGGATAATATAGAAAAAGATGCAGGACGTGGTCTTTACCTGATGAAAACGCTTTCTGATGATTTGATTTTTGAAGACGGTGGATCAAAGGTGACCATGGTTTTCAATTTATAA
- a CDS encoding murein hydrolase activator EnvC family protein — translation MDICRNILIVIFLFSFTFSYSQSIDAIKKKNEKTEKEIAYLNKLLENARKDKSSTIQKVSIINQKIGKGKEMIQSLTNEVNYLDGQIKKNESVKSGLESDKQRMLEFYSKMVYETWKKRNESDKLIYIFSSSSFAQAYARYKYFEQVQDYSKRQIQLIEQTNDSLTAINKELSKLMTLKSETQSKITSQNNQLIREQNEANTYIADLKKKEKELLRKLNIEIKNRERFKKELEKLIAAQAKKSGSKNSTYKLTPEEKLISDDFAKNRGKLPWPVEQGFVSEKFGVNVHPVFKQVKLNNAGITITTSRNADVRAVFKGVVTEIMFIPGDNNVVIVRHGNYLTVYSNLVEIFIKKGDTVNVKQKIGKLAVSSGNNSTLNFQVWRDKDNLDPQLWLTPW, via the coding sequence ATGGATATTTGTCGTAACATATTGATCGTGATTTTCTTGTTTTCTTTCACTTTTTCTTACTCGCAGTCTATTGATGCGATTAAAAAGAAAAATGAAAAGACGGAGAAGGAAATCGCGTATTTGAATAAGTTACTGGAAAATGCCCGTAAAGATAAATCTTCCACTATACAGAAAGTATCGATCATCAACCAGAAAATCGGTAAGGGAAAAGAGATGATTCAATCTCTCACGAACGAGGTGAATTACCTTGATGGTCAGATTAAAAAGAATGAGTCTGTTAAATCCGGTTTGGAATCCGATAAACAACGGATGCTGGAATTCTATTCTAAGATGGTGTACGAGACCTGGAAGAAGAGGAATGAATCGGATAAATTAATCTATATATTTTCTTCTTCGAGTTTTGCTCAGGCTTATGCCCGGTATAAATATTTTGAACAGGTTCAGGATTATTCCAAGCGGCAGATTCAGTTAATTGAACAGACAAACGATTCATTGACCGCCATTAATAAAGAATTGAGTAAATTGATGACTCTGAAAAGTGAAACTCAGTCTAAAATTACCTCTCAAAATAATCAATTGATCCGGGAACAAAATGAGGCGAACACGTATATAGCGGATTTGAAGAAAAAGGAAAAAGAACTTCTTCGAAAGTTGAATATTGAGATTAAGAATAGAGAACGTTTTAAAAAAGAATTGGAGAAACTTATTGCTGCTCAGGCTAAAAAGTCGGGGAGTAAAAATTCTACATATAAATTAACACCAGAAGAGAAACTTATTTCCGACGATTTCGCTAAAAATAGAGGAAAGTTACCTTGGCCTGTTGAACAGGGATTTGTGTCGGAGAAATTCGGGGTGAATGTACACCCTGTTTTTAAACAGGTGAAGTTAAATAATGCAGGAATTACTATTACGACATCCCGGAATGCTGATGTTAGAGCGGTATTTAAGGGTGTGGTGACGGAAATAATGTTTATCCCGGGGGATAATAACGTTGTGATTGTGCGGCATGGAAATTATCTGACGGTGTATTCGAACTTGGTGGAGATATTTATTAAGAAGGGGGACACCGTCAATGTGAAACAAAAAATTGGCAAGCTGGCTGTGAGTAGTGGTAATAACAGTACGTTAAATTTTCAAGTTTGGAGAGATAAAGACAATTTAGATCCACAATTATGGTTAACGCCTTGGTAG